ATGAGGATCATATACACTAACGTTGATACAAAAACTCACCGTCTGATCCgtcaattttattatatgaatttTCGATCCGActcaaatcaagaaaatatattatttttattaaaaaatatggaGATATAGTCATGTGAGACTCTCTTGTATTCGTTAGTTAATATCCATTAAGCTAACATCTCAATAATATTTCAATACattggtctttttttttttaacaaatccGAAAACCATATTTATATTATcttataaataatttcaaatcactatatttatattttaactttttttctataattaattatttgaggAAAACATTTTGCCACCCCTGAAATAATTGCCTTAAGCTCCATCCCTATCCATTTAGTTATGAATCGGTTTACAAATTGAAATGTCAACCGAGGCTCAATTTAAGGTAGTTGAGTCAATGTTGTGTCATCGTATTCGTATGGCCAAAGACCAATTCTAAAGTTTACGTTTACCAAAGCtattcaatattttaatataaatctaCGACCTGTCCGTCCCATTTATTACAGAAAAAGTCGATATTGTATGACttcaattttcaattaaatattttaagtttggtCATGTATTAACACGTAATATATAGTTCTatctaattttaataaattaaaaaaaaatctattattaAATTTCGCATATAATTTGAATGTGATTTTTAGGATCAGGtccatatatttttaattaagataTCGATTATTCcaacaatttaaatataataaaatattttaattaaatgttgagATTCGTTATGTTGCTAATGCCTATCAGCGTTTTAAATCAAAAAGCCCGAATCCCATTACTGCTTTCATGATAGTGCTGCTGGTATTGTATGATAATAAATTTGATTATGCACTTGTTCTATGGTTAAAATTAGCAATTCATGTAAATATATCTAAAATCAATGAACAAAAAAAAGTACAGATAATATGAATACTATGTGTTACGATCACAAGCGCCGGCTACTCTAAAAACTGTAGCTTTGTCGtgtaaaaaatgatttttatattatgaCAACGTAGAGCTTCATATTAAACGATGAGTGGAAATGAGATATTATACATACTTGAGtgctattgaaattttttttttgactggaAAATTCGTATCACTTTGATTAAGAATAAGCGTTCATGGATACAATATTTATCAACCAAGAAGGAAAATCTCCATTTACCCAACAGAAAGGTGTAggagaaggaaaaaaattatgctAAAGTGTGTGCAACAAGATTAGTCGAGCGTCGCATGTGCTTGAGGCTAACAACTCTTTTTTCCACGACCATATGTTTGATCTCCTGAGCGCAAGAACCAATTTAACCAAAATATAGCGATGGATCCATGACTGCTTATACGGCCATCTGCGAGTCAGAGAAAACTTGGACGTTGGAGAAACCCCTATCCCTCAACTGATGTAAATCCATCTTCAAAGCTATAAGTTCCGCATGTACCACGGATAGTGGTTGCTCAATTCGACGCCCAAAAGCAAGTATTAAGTTCCCATCGGAGTTCCGGAGTACTCCTGTAGCACCAAAAGCATTCTGTTGATCCCTGAAGGCGACATCCACATCAAGTCGGAATTGTCCCATCGGGGGTGGGTGCCAGACCCTTGGTGAGCTATATACAGGGCCGAGATTTCCAATATGAACATCACGTTGTGCAGCACAAAATTCTTCAATGTACTTATCATCCCATTGCTGCAATAAAGATTTACTTGTACCCTCTGTGCAATGTGTAATCCGAAGACGATCTTGCCACGCACCCCATGTCATGCAAGCAAATCTTTCAAATTCAGATTTACTTAATTGCTCCATCATCCAAAAACAAATGTCAAATGTAGTGCGCCCTCGAACCCGTttcagtaattttttaaaaacccgGCCCTACCAAAATCCTGGGATTTCTTGACAGAAAAATAGTGCATGATCCGTTGTGTCCCTGCCAAACCCGCATAATGGGCATACACCTTCAACCGGTACATGATGTGTTAAAAGATTCATCTTGGTTGGGATAATATCGTGCGCAACCCTCCaccaaaaaatcataattttttgcGGGATAGTTAAGGACCACAGGAATCGCCACCAATTCAACATAGGGTTTTCTATTTGGTTTTCGGGCGGATATTGAAGTCCGATACCAGCTCTATATCACTCTCTAACAGAGAACTTGCCTTTAGCATCATATTTCCAGAACATAGAATCTGGTTGTGGGATATGCGGTAGAGGAATACTGAGCACCACATCCGCCACATACGGAAGGACAATTTCTCCCACCTTCTGGTCATCCCATTTCCCATCCTTAATCAAATTACTAACAGTGAGCTGGTTCAGTTCCGGAGCGCCATGGTTAACTACATGACTACGAAATTTTGGCACCCACTTGTCTTGGAATATTGTTATTGAAGTACCATTACCAACCCTCCAGCATAATCCTTCATCCAGCATACTTCGGATCCACATGAGAGAGCGCCATATGTAAGATGGATTGTTTTCCATAGATGCGCTCATAACGTCTACATGTTTGAAGTAGCGAGCTTTTAGGACCCAGGTGACTAGGGAGTGGGGATTTCGGACAATTCTCCAAATTTGTTTCGCGAGTAGCgatttattgaatatttgagGTTTCATATATCCCATCCCTCCTTGACACTTCGGCTTGCACAAGTAATCCCATTTCTTCCAATGCAGCTTTCTGTTTCTCGAATCATATCTCCACCAAAATTTCGCACATTCTCTTTCAATACTTTCGCATATGGACTGAGGAATCCGGAAGCATGACATTGCATAAGGTGGAATTACTTGAAGGACTAATTTTATGAGAACCTCTTTTCCCCTCGCCAAGAAGAATTTATTACCCCAGCCATTAATCTTCCCCACAACTCTTTTCAGGAGGTATGCAAACTATATTCTTTTACTACTTGAGTGCTATTGATTAAGGCCTCAGGTCCATGAACCAGAAGAAAATGTCTTGCTGCTGATGATATCTCATATCACATAATAGAGACTAGTGTTAACCAATAAACTATAGTGTCTCCATACGACCTTTTTTACGGCTCATCCTgcaaaatatatcataaagtAATATCGGTAGCTTAGGTCTTCTACTATGAAAACTTTCCAAAAAGTTAACTCATCTCACTAGAGGCCATGTTATCCAATAAAATATGGTGTCTGCATGCAGAGCCGatcctaataattttttagtacgagtctaattttttttaaaaaaatctctaaatcatgatgtgtgtttatattttttttagttccaTGACAActttttgaattaaattaatatattatgcaactgtttttttgtttgaaactatggggcccttagctccaaatctttattacaatgcaatttgattatggttaattaattacagcgaaaaacgagtttaaaatttctttacaatgagcccaaaatatgttatttgaatactaaaaatagtatttcatctcacatcataaaacatgcccacacataatcaaaacaactcatacaacaacaaatcatatcctcgggacataccccggtatatagatacataacatatatactaGAAAAaaccacgaaacctcaactcaaactgtgactcccgcCAGaggtaccatctccggtctcctgatatcctggagtacctgtcattgtccacatacaaagacaacaacagccccatctggggtgagcaaagctcagtctgaagcaaccacaatatataccacatatatctaaacaatgatatatgatatgcaatgcatgtatgtcgtggaggtatcaggtcaaatgcccatccactgagcacatgtcagagtcaatcgaatcgctatcaaatcaatgctcgagctggcacaccggcctcaatcagggataatcgtatgatagcgtcgacaaagcgccatcaaatcccaaatctcaatcaatcatcggggccacaaatgactatgttttaagggtcatgtaataccaaacatagcattgtgttcacaaaccccagaatcaaatcaaatcatatcagggtatccaaggatcatagctcaacgtgcatgtcatgtatgccacatcaactcaacaaataaggtatatagacatgtaatctcaatcaaatcaatcaaacatatatcatataatacagatacctgttgTATGTTACCtgatcgcaacatacctcaattcttcgttccagttgatgtagcttatcgatatcagtataataatctatctacatcaataacatattcatttcaatcaataacataattcaaaatcaataatataagtttcaaatatcttttgaaacttcaaaaattcatatcaaagtcaaatcatagcataattcaattcttacttcaaaacttagtttcttgtcggttattctaccgtatatatttatcagaattaataataactgacaaataattcttcaatctcaatccaacgattaaaattccctaattataataaattgagaataattcaaaataacatcactataatcttctctacttcgttaaaatcatacactattaaacaatcttcaatttctgtatgatttaacaatttatcgaatttattctaaaaatcaacgaatttcaaacattatcaaaaatataaaatttatacctcaaatcgaagacctcgtgtcaacgatcccagaactgaagtctgTTCGTCGATTAGATAAACTGATAAATCGCatgatcgaaaagaaaatcaacaACCCTATTCCTCTCGCCTCTCTGTTCAAACTTTCGGTGAATGAATTGAATTCATTCACGAAAGTTTgcatttctctttttttttttaattttatttttatattattttatattatattaataaaataaaataatataatatatactatttaacattttaacgtcgatatatctctttggaccagtcaaacgatcaaattttccaaaactcaaaacatgaaacttctatatctttgagttttctatgttatatccaaatctcaaatcatttggacttcatatgacaaaaatatgtcactaattaccattttacccttaaaattaattcgttatttttcaacttatttacgaaaatactatcaaaataaattgaatatttttcaacttatttacaaaaatgtcatcaatactattttattcTCGGGATCTCACATTTCTccccaacttaaaagatttcgtcctcgaaatctcaaacatctctatatacataacattggcaaacatatactttgtcaccagttatagtacatatcaaaactaaaatcagtaaatggatcattatacattgaatacaatggaacaggaGGAATAGAATTAAACAAATGCGGATATGtttctcgcatcttgctttccaattcccacgttgactcctccacaccatgtcgtgtccattgcacTCGAACCAAAAGAATCGATTTGTTGCGCAATATcttctccttccgatccataatgcaaacaggttgttcaacataggaaaaagaaggatcaagttcaacctcatcaggtgcaagtacatgtgatggatcttgttcatattttctcaacatagaaacatgaaacacatcatgaatgacagataaagctggtggcaatgccaaccgataagcaagatctccaactcgatcaaggatctcgtatggaccaacatatcgaggagataacttccctcgcatgccaaatcgaacggtgcctctaaagggagatattttcagaaacactttgtcacctttctggaattctaagggtcgtcttcgtttattctcataactcgtttgacgatcctgagcagatttcatccgctgtcgaattaACTGAACATTATCATT
The DNA window shown above is from Primulina huaijiensis isolate GDHJ02 chromosome 12, ASM1229523v2, whole genome shotgun sequence and carries:
- the LOC140990187 gene encoding uncharacterized mitochondrial protein AtMg00310-like, which translates into the protein MSCFRIPQSICESIERECAKFWWRYDSRNRKLHWKKWDYLCKPKCQGGMGYMKPQIFNKSLLAKQIWRIVRNPHSLVTWVLKARYFKHVDVMSASMENNPSYIWRSLMWIRSMLDEGLCWRVGNGTSITIFQDKWVPKFRSHVVNHGAPELNQLTVSNLIKDGKWDDQKVGEIVLPYVADVVLSIPLPHIPQPDSMFWKYDAKGKFSVRE